The following coding sequences are from one Seonamhaeicola sp. ML3 window:
- a CDS encoding pyridoxal phosphate-dependent aminotransferase: protein MPTISKKGQLMPESPIRKLVPYAEEARKHGKHIYHLNIGQPDIKTPEIALNAVKENTVEILSYSRSEGSETYRKKLAAYYDYHNIKVSHKDIVVTTGASEAIAFIFGSIMDVDDEVIICEPFYANYIAFATAASVKVVPIVSKMEDNFALPEIEEFEKLITPRTKAIMICNPGNPTGCLYSKEEIKQLADIVKRHDLFLISDEVYREFTYDGEPHYSILELEGLDEHTIMIDSVSKRYSMCGARVGCLVTRNETIRHTVLKFAQARLSPPTYAQIASEAALDTPQSYFEEVKNKYINRRDTLIEALKKIDGVKVSLPKGAFYCIAELPVKNADHFAQWILESFDIDNETVMVAPASGFYSSQDIGKNQIRIAYVLNRRSLVKAVNIIKEALKVYKD from the coding sequence ATGCCAACAATATCTAAAAAGGGACAATTAATGCCGGAATCTCCAATAAGGAAATTGGTTCCGTATGCAGAGGAAGCTAGAAAACATGGCAAGCATATATATCATTTAAATATTGGACAGCCCGATATTAAAACACCCGAAATCGCTCTAAATGCAGTAAAAGAAAATACTGTAGAGATTTTATCCTATTCACGTTCTGAGGGCTCTGAAACCTACAGAAAGAAATTAGCAGCATATTACGATTACCATAATATTAAAGTTTCTCATAAAGATATTGTAGTTACTACTGGAGCTAGCGAGGCCATTGCCTTTATATTTGGTAGTATTATGGATGTTGATGACGAGGTAATAATTTGCGAACCTTTTTATGCGAATTACATTGCCTTTGCCACTGCTGCAAGTGTAAAAGTCGTTCCGATTGTCTCTAAAATGGAAGATAATTTTGCATTACCCGAGATTGAGGAATTTGAAAAGCTAATTACACCAAGAACAAAGGCCATAATGATATGCAACCCAGGAAACCCTACAGGTTGCTTATATTCAAAAGAAGAAATTAAACAATTGGCCGATATTGTTAAGCGCCATGATTTGTTTTTAATATCTGATGAAGTATACCGTGAGTTTACATATGATGGGGAACCTCATTATTCTATTTTAGAGTTAGAAGGCCTTGACGAACACACCATAATGATAGACTCTGTTTCTAAACGTTACAGTATGTGTGGTGCAAGGGTTGGTTGTTTGGTAACCAGAAATGAAACCATAAGACATACCGTTTTAAAATTTGCACAAGCACGATTAAGTCCACCTACTTATGCTCAAATAGCCAGTGAAGCCGCATTAGATACTCCTCAAAGCTATTTCGAGGAAGTAAAAAACAAGTATATTAACAGAAGAGATACCTTAATTGAAGCACTCAAAAAAATAGATGGTGTTAAAGTTTCTTTGCCTAAGGGTGCGTTTTATTGCATCGCTGAACTTCCGGTAAAAAATGCCGATCATTTTGCACAATGGATTTTAGAGTCTTTTGATATTGATAATGAAACGGTTATGGTAGCTCCTGCAAGCGGATTTTACTCCTCTCAAGATATTGGTAAAAACCAAATAAGAATTGCCTACGTACTTAATAGAAGAAGCTTGGTTAAAGCCGTAAATATTATAAAGGAAGCCTTAAAAGTTTATAAAGACTAG
- the murB gene encoding UDP-N-acetylmuramate dehydrogenase — MHIEQNISLKPYNTFGIDVNAKYFISVSNNKELKDVLKLSNYPKKLILGGGSNMLLTKDFDGLAIHVNIKGISVITENSDYVTVKANAGENWHGFVLWCLDHDYGGIENLSLIPGNVGTAPIQNIGAYGVELKDTFESCKAISIDNQSLKTFSKSDCEFGYRNSIFKNDAKGKFIITSVTFKLSKRNHTLHTNYGAITSELDTMGVRTPTIQDVSKAVIAIRERKLPNPKVIGNSGSFFKNPVISTTLFKTLQDNFEDIPSYPISETEVKVPAGWLIEKSGFKGKRFDSYGVHKNQALVLVNYGGAKGEDILKLSQLIQKTVKRLFNISIEAEVNIL; from the coding sequence GTGCATATTGAACAAAACATATCTTTAAAACCTTATAATACGTTTGGTATTGATGTTAATGCCAAATATTTTATTTCAGTTTCAAATAACAAGGAATTAAAGGATGTTTTAAAATTATCGAACTACCCTAAGAAATTAATATTAGGTGGCGGCAGCAACATGCTCCTTACCAAAGATTTTGATGGACTTGCTATTCATGTTAACATAAAGGGTATTTCTGTTATTACAGAAAACAGTGATTATGTTACGGTAAAAGCTAACGCAGGTGAAAACTGGCACGGGTTTGTTTTATGGTGTCTAGACCATGATTATGGAGGTATTGAAAACCTATCATTAATCCCCGGAAATGTTGGCACAGCTCCCATACAAAATATTGGAGCCTATGGTGTGGAACTTAAAGATACTTTTGAATCTTGTAAAGCAATTTCCATTGATAACCAATCCTTAAAAACATTTTCAAAATCAGATTGTGAGTTTGGTTATAGAAATTCCATTTTTAAAAATGACGCCAAGGGCAAATTCATCATCACCAGTGTTACTTTCAAACTAAGCAAACGAAATCATACTTTACATACTAACTACGGTGCTATAACTTCAGAATTAGATACTATGGGCGTAAGAACGCCAACGATTCAAGATGTTTCTAAAGCTGTAATTGCCATTAGAGAACGTAAATTGCCAAATCCGAAGGTGATAGGTAATAGTGGTAGCTTTTTTAAAAATCCTGTGATCTCTACAACCCTATTTAAAACGCTACAAGATAATTTTGAAGATATCCCAAGCTATCCTATTTCTGAAACAGAAGTAAAAGTACCGGCCGGTTGGCTTATAGAAAAATCAGGGTTTAAGGGCAAACGTTTTGACAGTTACGGCGTTCACAAAAACCAAGCCTTGGTGTTGGTTAATTATGGAGGTGCTAAAGGTGAAGATATTTTAAAGCTTTCTCAGTTAATCCAGAAAACTGTAAAGAGATTATTCAATATTTCTATCGAAGCCGAGGTTAATATCCTGTAA
- a CDS encoding valine--tRNA ligase, with amino-acid sequence MQIPSKYDASKVESKWYDYWMKHNYFHSEPDEREPYTIVIPPPNVTGVLHMGHMLNNTIQDVLIRRARLQGKNACWVPGTDHASIATEAKVVAKLKEQGINKNDLTRDEFLKHAWDWTHEYGGVILEQLKKLGCSCDWDRSKFTMDDDMSEAVIKVFVDLYNKGLIYRGYRMVNWDPEAKTTLSDEEVEYIDKQGKLYHIKYKISPLTPEGGTEQDAQHKSESSPPSEGLGEAFLTIATTRPETILGDTAICINPTDERHFNLKGKKAVVPICDRVIPIIEDEYVDVEFGTGCLKVTPAHDENDKVLGDKHNLEVVDIFNEDATLNSYGLHYEGKDRFEVRKAIVKELDELGLIAKIEEHNNRVGISERTKAIIEPRLSDQWFLKMEDLVKPAIKAVLDEENDIQLFPKKFENTYRHWMENIRDWNISRQLLWGQQIPAYYYGDGKEDFVVAESVEEALELANKKLNVTSSGVERSITKEDLKQETDALDTWFSSWLWPMSVFDGIRNPENDDIKYYYPTNDLVTGPDILFFWVARMIIAGYEYKNDKPFKNVYLTGLVRDKQRRKMSKSLGNSPDALKLIEEYGAGGVRVGLLLSAAAGNDLLFDEALCQQGKGLGNKIWSAFYLTTLWEVSETVEQPQSSKIALEWYEAKFQKALADIEDHFSKYRLSDAIMAIYKLIYDDFCGWLLEIVKPAYQQPIDAITYNAVISLLEDNLKILHPFMPFITEEIWQLITERTSEDALIVATWPELKPANEPLIAEFDFAADVISGIRTIRKEKNIAFKDAIAFSVINNEKQANTFDAVIKKLGNLEGVEYVNETIDGALTYRVKSNEYFIPMAGAIDVEAEIKKLTDELSYTEGFLKSVQKKLSNERFVNNAPEQVVASEKKKEADALAKIETLKASLASLG; translated from the coding sequence ATGCAAATTCCGTCTAAATACGATGCTAGCAAGGTAGAAAGCAAGTGGTACGACTACTGGATGAAACATAATTATTTTCATTCAGAACCCGATGAAAGAGAGCCTTATACCATAGTCATTCCTCCGCCTAATGTTACCGGAGTCTTGCACATGGGGCATATGCTTAACAATACCATACAGGACGTATTGATTAGAAGGGCGCGTTTACAAGGTAAAAATGCGTGTTGGGTACCCGGAACAGATCATGCCTCTATTGCTACCGAAGCCAAGGTTGTTGCTAAGTTAAAGGAACAAGGAATTAATAAAAACGATTTAACTAGAGATGAGTTTTTAAAACATGCTTGGGATTGGACCCATGAATATGGGGGTGTTATTCTTGAGCAATTGAAAAAGCTAGGGTGTTCTTGCGATTGGGACCGCTCTAAATTCACTATGGATGACGATATGAGTGAAGCGGTGATTAAGGTATTTGTGGATTTATATAACAAAGGCTTAATTTATCGTGGCTATAGAATGGTGAATTGGGATCCTGAAGCCAAAACTACTTTATCGGATGAAGAAGTTGAGTATATCGACAAACAAGGGAAGTTATATCATATAAAATATAAAATAAGCCCCCTAACCCCCGAAGGGGGAACTGAGCAGGATGCTCAACATAAGAGTGAGAGTTCCCCTCCTTCGGAGGGGTTAGGGGAGGCCTTTTTAACTATTGCAACTACACGCCCTGAAACTATTTTGGGAGATACAGCAATTTGCATCAACCCAACAGATGAGCGTCATTTCAATTTAAAAGGTAAAAAGGCCGTTGTGCCAATTTGTGATAGAGTGATTCCTATAATTGAAGATGAGTATGTAGATGTTGAGTTTGGTACCGGATGTTTAAAAGTTACACCGGCTCATGATGAGAACGATAAAGTATTAGGGGACAAGCACAATTTAGAAGTGGTAGATATCTTTAATGAAGATGCTACTCTAAATAGTTACGGCTTGCATTACGAGGGCAAAGACCGTTTTGAGGTTAGAAAGGCCATTGTAAAGGAACTTGACGAGCTAGGACTGATTGCTAAGATTGAAGAACATAATAACCGTGTTGGAATTTCAGAAAGAACCAAAGCTATCATTGAGCCAAGGCTATCAGACCAGTGGTTTTTAAAGATGGAAGATTTGGTAAAACCGGCTATTAAGGCAGTTTTAGATGAAGAAAATGACATTCAGTTATTCCCAAAGAAGTTCGAAAACACCTATCGTCACTGGATGGAAAACATCCGCGATTGGAATATTTCACGTCAGTTATTATGGGGGCAACAAATTCCGGCATATTACTATGGCGATGGCAAAGAAGATTTTGTTGTTGCAGAATCTGTTGAAGAAGCTCTAGAATTGGCTAATAAAAAGCTAAATGTCACCTCGAGCGGAGTCGAGAGGTCAATTACTAAAGAAGACTTAAAACAAGAAACCGATGCGCTAGACACTTGGTTCTCATCGTGGTTATGGCCAATGAGCGTTTTTGATGGCATAAGAAACCCCGAAAACGACGATATAAAATACTATTACCCAACCAACGATTTGGTAACAGGTCCAGATATTCTATTTTTCTGGGTGGCCCGTATGATTATTGCTGGGTACGAGTACAAAAATGATAAGCCTTTTAAAAATGTGTATTTAACAGGTTTAGTACGCGATAAACAACGTCGTAAAATGAGTAAGTCTCTGGGGAATTCACCCGATGCTTTAAAACTTATCGAGGAATACGGTGCTGGAGGTGTACGTGTTGGATTGCTGTTGAGTGCAGCTGCTGGTAACGATTTATTGTTCGATGAAGCCCTATGTCAGCAAGGAAAAGGTTTAGGTAATAAAATTTGGAGTGCGTTTTATTTAACAACCTTATGGGAGGTGTCTGAAACTGTTGAGCAGCCACAATCCAGTAAAATAGCATTAGAATGGTACGAAGCTAAATTTCAAAAAGCTTTAGCAGACATTGAAGACCATTTTAGTAAATACCGCTTAAGCGATGCTATTATGGCCATTTACAAATTAATTTATGATGATTTCTGCGGTTGGTTACTGGAAATTGTAAAACCAGCATATCAACAACCAATAGATGCTATAACATACAATGCAGTTATAAGTTTACTAGAAGACAACTTAAAGATCTTGCATCCGTTTATGCCGTTTATTACCGAAGAAATTTGGCAGTTAATTACTGAAAGAACATCAGAAGACGCCTTAATAGTAGCTACATGGCCAGAATTAAAACCTGCAAATGAACCCTTAATTGCTGAATTTGATTTTGCCGCCGATGTTATTTCTGGTATTAGGACCATAAGAAAAGAAAAGAATATTGCGTTTAAAGATGCTATCGCGTTTTCGGTAATTAACAATGAAAAGCAAGCCAACACTTTCGATGCCGTTATTAAGAAATTAGGTAACCTTGAAGGTGTTGAATATGTAAACGAAACAATTGATGGCGCGTTGACCTATCGTGTAAAATCTAACGAATACTTTATACCAATGGCTGGTGCTATTGATGTGGAGGCTGAAATTAAAAAGCTAACAGACGAGTTAAGTTATACTGAAGGTTTCCTTAAATCTGTACAAAAGAAACTCTCTAACGAACGTTTTGTAAATAATGCGCCAGAGCAGGTTGTCGCTAGTGAAAAGAAAAAGGAAGCAGATGCATTGGCTAAGATTGAAACCTTAAAGGCGAGTTTAGCTAGTTTGGGGTAG
- a CDS encoding acyl-CoA-binding protein produces MTNEELDIAFKEAVARVNAHTEPFPADTLLKLYAYYKRATNDYGRPRSREALINAFKTNALFQAKDITEEEAKRHYVDLVNKYFLYRE; encoded by the coding sequence ATGACAAACGAGGAACTAGACATAGCATTTAAAGAAGCGGTAGCTAGAGTTAACGCCCATACAGAGCCTTTCCCTGCAGATACGCTTCTAAAACTTTATGCCTATTACAAAAGAGCTACCAACGACTACGGAAGACCTAGAAGCCGTGAAGCGCTAATAAATGCGTTTAAGACCAATGCGCTATTCCAAGCCAAGGATATTACCGAGGAAGAAGCCAAAAGACATTATGTAGATTTGGTAAACAAGTACTTTCTTTACAGGGAGTAG
- a CDS encoding TlpA disulfide reductase family protein codes for MKNKLFLTFILLTTVTIHAQRIKNNPEFKNIIVIDTTKTISKIVELDKVVHGFGPSGNFGIEIGSRDLISKNSEELKGYPTMKNLPDSLTNIKEYLIILNDLQFYYQNYKQGIYSKEFFLQSVKVRKRNLSDTIHLTDKMVKNTISVVSGLTTDDRIVYIVDTNNNNDYSDDEMKPLLFDLRKHDDIIKNSQSVDIEYFDGDSIKKDQQLLWVKNSYNSQELTFSFPQFRYGKVELGNETYLMISESFSLNNSIYLVKDRPYFSNLDRKDMINPYQYLNVNGYYIQYSPVSQNNDKVKLTISSDDSDNRKTPIGAQVGMIAPNFSGNNILDDIKISLDKYRGKYVYVDFWSSSCPPCIIEFPYINETYNKFNRSEIEFIGIADIRKNIDIKKFVKEKNINWPTINEAEKTTITKGYNINSWPTTYLIDPNGRIIATNLRGKDLNNKLELLGISTKK; via the coding sequence ATGAAAAACAAACTATTCTTGACTTTTATTTTATTAACCACTGTTACTATTCACGCTCAAAGAATTAAAAACAACCCTGAATTTAAAAATATTATAGTAATAGATACCACAAAAACAATTTCAAAAATAGTTGAACTTGATAAAGTTGTACATGGGTTTGGCCCTTCTGGTAATTTCGGTATTGAAATAGGTTCAAGAGATTTAATTAGTAAAAATAGTGAGGAGTTAAAAGGGTACCCTACAATGAAAAATCTACCTGACTCGTTGACCAATATAAAAGAGTATCTTATTATTTTGAACGACCTACAATTCTACTACCAAAATTACAAGCAGGGTATTTATAGCAAAGAATTCTTTCTTCAAAGTGTTAAAGTAAGGAAAAGAAACCTTTCAGATACTATCCATTTAACTGATAAGATGGTAAAAAACACAATTTCAGTAGTATCTGGTTTAACAACGGATGATAGAATTGTATATATAGTCGATACCAATAATAATAATGATTATTCTGATGACGAAATGAAGCCTCTATTGTTTGATTTAAGAAAACATGATGATATAATTAAAAATTCTCAATCTGTTGATATCGAATATTTTGATGGAGATTCAATAAAAAAAGACCAACAATTGCTTTGGGTCAAAAACAGTTATAATAGTCAAGAATTAACATTTAGTTTTCCGCAATTTAGATATGGTAAAGTCGAATTAGGGAACGAAACCTATTTGATGATTTCCGAATCATTTAGTCTTAACAATTCTATCTATCTAGTAAAAGACCGCCCTTATTTTAGCAATCTTGACCGAAAAGATATGATAAACCCTTATCAATATTTAAATGTAAATGGTTATTACATACAATATTCTCCAGTTTCACAAAACAATGATAAAGTAAAACTAACCATAAGTTCTGACGACTCGGATAATAGAAAGACTCCCATCGGAGCTCAAGTTGGAATGATAGCCCCAAATTTTAGTGGCAATAATATACTAGATGACATTAAAATTTCTTTGGATAAATACAGAGGGAAATATGTATATGTCGACTTCTGGAGCTCATCATGTCCCCCATGCATCATAGAGTTTCCCTACATAAATGAAACTTACAATAAATTTAACAGGAGTGAAATAGAATTTATTGGAATTGCCGACATTAGGAAAAACATTGATATTAAAAAATTTGTTAAAGAAAAGAATATTAATTGGCCAACTATTAATGAGGCAGAAAAAACAACAATTACAAAAGGCTATAACATCAACTCCTGGCCAACTACATATCTAATTGATCCTAACGGAAGAATTATTGCTACCAATTTGAGAGGAAAAGACTTGAACAATAAATTAGAATTGTTAGGAATATCTACAAAAAAATAA
- a CDS encoding phosphatidylserine decarboxylase family protein, which produces MFHKEGHKIILITFLIVIAGVVLADSFITIEWLRLILIIALLVLLVLILQFFRNPKRRTLANDKQVISPVDGKVVVIEEVFEKEYFKEKRLQVSVFMSPINVHVTRYPIGGNVLFSKYHPGKYLVAWHPKASEENERTTIVVENDTYGKVLYRQIAGALAKRIVNYAKPNDKAVQGADAGFIKFGSRVDLFLPLDTNIKVALNQKVRGGETVIAEH; this is translated from the coding sequence ATGTTTCATAAAGAAGGCCATAAAATCATTTTAATAACATTTCTTATTGTTATAGCGGGTGTTGTTCTTGCCGACAGTTTTATTACAATTGAATGGCTTAGGTTAATTTTAATCATAGCACTGCTAGTCTTGTTGGTATTAATCCTGCAATTTTTCAGAAATCCAAAGCGACGAACACTTGCAAATGACAAACAGGTAATTTCACCTGTTGATGGGAAAGTAGTGGTGATTGAGGAGGTTTTTGAAAAAGAATATTTTAAGGAAAAACGATTACAGGTTAGTGTTTTTATGTCGCCAATAAACGTACATGTAACCCGTTATCCTATTGGCGGCAACGTACTATTTAGTAAATACCATCCCGGAAAATATTTGGTGGCCTGGCATCCTAAAGCTAGCGAAGAAAATGAACGCACAACCATTGTTGTAGAAAATGACACTTATGGTAAAGTGTTATACAGACAGATCGCCGGTGCTCTTGCAAAGCGTATTGTGAACTATGCGAAACCAAATGACAAGGCCGTTCAAGGTGCCGATGCTGGATTTATTAAATTTGGCTCTAGGGTAGATTTATTTTTACCTCTAGATACCAATATAAAAGTTGCGTTAAACCAAAAAGTTAGAGGTGGAGAAACTGTAATTGCAGAACACTAA
- a CDS encoding membrane or secreted protein, protein MKLFLITIAILGLAIAGIAIKIWAKKDGKFAGTCASQNPMLNQEGEACGFCGKTPDQFADCNEPQHS, encoded by the coding sequence ATGAAACTTTTCTTAATCACCATAGCTATTTTAGGTCTTGCCATTGCAGGTATAGCTATTAAAATCTGGGCAAAAAAAGACGGTAAATTCGCAGGCACTTGCGCCAGCCAAAACCCCATGCTAAACCAAGAAGGCGAAGCTTGTGGTTTTTGCGGAAAAACACCAGATCAATTTGCAGATTGTAACGAACCTCAACATTCGTAA
- a CDS encoding aspartyl protease family protein, whose amino-acid sequence MKKLVPLALLLITCCHGLFSQNKFIIQNKKQVTKVNFKLINNLIVIPVKVNGVDLSFILDTGVSKPIIFNFLNASDSLNLKSSESIFMRGLGGGEVVEASKSQRNIFEIGEAISIEQDLFSVYDLGVDFGSRLGVPIHGIIGLDIFKDFVVEIKYVSGHIKLTKPELYKYKSCRKCERLNLEFYNDKPYLNAHVSMGGNKIPVKLLIDSGGSDSLWLFEDDSLGIQSGSNYFKDFLGRGLSGSVFGKRGRIGALHLSSFVLKNVNVAYPDSTSIVHAKRVKVRNGSLAGNVLKRFNIVLDYNKALITISKNKNFKEKFSYNRSGIELAHQGMRLIKEYEPSSYKVFGKNQSDGDNSATFHLSRQYKLLLKPAIAVVELREHSAAYNAGLKKGDIILSVNGKSTHQMELQSIMLDFYGNVGKQIRLKVERGQDILTFTFRLESLLD is encoded by the coding sequence ATGAAAAAGTTAGTGCCATTAGCTTTGCTTTTAATCACTTGTTGTCATGGATTGTTTTCTCAAAACAAATTTATAATTCAGAATAAAAAACAAGTTACAAAAGTTAATTTCAAGCTAATTAACAATCTAATCGTTATTCCTGTAAAGGTCAATGGCGTGGACTTATCTTTTATTTTGGATACGGGGGTGAGCAAACCCATTATCTTCAATTTTTTAAATGCTTCAGACTCTTTAAACTTAAAAAGCTCGGAGTCTATTTTTATGAGGGGCCTTGGCGGTGGTGAAGTTGTAGAGGCCTCAAAATCGCAACGTAATATATTTGAAATAGGAGAAGCCATAAGTATCGAACAGGATTTATTTTCAGTTTATGATTTAGGTGTTGATTTTGGTTCGAGATTGGGCGTTCCCATACATGGTATTATTGGACTCGATATATTCAAAGATTTTGTAGTTGAAATAAAATATGTCTCGGGCCATATAAAGTTGACTAAACCAGAATTGTACAAGTACAAGTCATGTAGAAAATGTGAACGCCTAAATCTTGAGTTTTATAATGATAAACCTTATTTGAATGCTCATGTAAGTATGGGTGGAAATAAAATTCCTGTAAAGCTTTTAATAGATTCTGGTGGTAGCGATAGTTTGTGGTTATTTGAAGATGATTCTTTGGGGATACAATCTGGAAGTAACTATTTTAAAGATTTTTTGGGTAGAGGATTAAGTGGAAGTGTTTTTGGGAAAAGAGGACGAATAGGTGCACTCCATTTAAGCTCGTTTGTGCTCAAAAACGTGAATGTTGCTTATCCAGATTCAACGTCTATTGTTCATGCCAAACGTGTTAAAGTTAGAAACGGTAGTTTAGCCGGAAATGTTCTTAAACGTTTTAATATTGTATTGGACTATAATAAAGCCCTGATTACAATAAGTAAAAACAAAAATTTTAAAGAAAAGTTTAGTTATAACAGAAGTGGTATTGAGCTAGCTCACCAGGGTATGCGATTAATTAAAGAGTATGAGCCCAGTAGCTATAAAGTATTTGGCAAGAACCAGTCTGATGGGGACAATAGTGCTACCTTTCATTTAAGTAGACAATATAAACTGCTTTTAAAACCAGCAATAGCTGTTGTTGAACTTAGGGAACATTCAGCAGCTTATAATGCAGGTTTAAAAAAAGGTGATATTATCTTATCGGTTAATGGTAAGTCTACGCATCAAATGGAATTGCAGAGTATTATGTTAGATTTTTATGGTAACGTAGGTAAACAGATTAGATTGAAAGTAGAAAGGGGACAAGACATCCTAACGTTTACCTTTAGATTAGAAAGTTTGTTAGATTAA
- a CDS encoding DUF1573 domain-containing protein — MKNLITILFIGLVSFSVNAQDKVAKIKFETETIDYGTIEKGSDGVRVFEFTNTGDAPLVITDVKSSCGCTIPSKPKEPILPGKTGEIKVKYDTNRVNPIRKTITVISNADTPTVALKIKGLVVDSSKASIIEKKDKSIVQK; from the coding sequence ATGAAAAATTTAATTACAATTTTATTTATCGGATTAGTCAGCTTTTCTGTAAATGCACAAGACAAAGTCGCTAAAATTAAGTTTGAGACTGAAACTATAGACTATGGTACTATTGAAAAAGGTTCAGATGGTGTTCGTGTTTTTGAATTTACAAATACAGGAGATGCGCCTCTAGTAATTACTGATGTTAAATCGTCTTGTGGTTGTACCATCCCTTCAAAACCTAAAGAGCCTATCTTACCTGGTAAAACTGGTGAAATTAAGGTTAAATATGATACTAACAGAGTTAACCCTATAAGAAAGACTATAACGGTAATATCTAATGCCGATACACCAACAGTTGCCCTAAAAATAAAAGGTTTGGTTGTAGACTCGAGCAAAGCAAGTATTATTGAAAAAAAGGATAAAAGTATCGTTCAGAAATAA
- a CDS encoding anti-sigma factor: MNEKINTFLSSGLLEKYLIGATSPAETEQVETFISKYPEVQNAYNTLQHNLEVVAKSNAVEAPKNILNHILEELDEAPVINMASTNKYKKWYKLSIAACFAALLFAGTSIYYYDQAQKLESDTVVFDEEIWDLRDDIAENRKALDAVYRQLLKLNDPETAKYIINGNERAKELKTVAYINPKEKTSMIDVVSLPELPDEQCYQIWAELQGKMISLGILNEADRQLINIPYAEDALALNITIEPKGGNKIASLENKVAEISLQ, encoded by the coding sequence ATGAATGAGAAAATAAATACTTTTTTAAGTTCTGGCCTTTTAGAAAAATATCTAATAGGGGCAACCTCTCCTGCTGAAACGGAACAGGTTGAAACTTTTATATCAAAGTACCCCGAGGTACAGAATGCATACAACACCTTGCAGCATAACCTTGAAGTAGTTGCAAAAAGTAATGCCGTTGAAGCTCCCAAAAATATTCTAAACCATATTTTAGAAGAGTTAGACGAAGCTCCAGTCATCAATATGGCAAGCACAAATAAATACAAAAAGTGGTATAAATTAAGTATCGCTGCTTGTTTTGCAGCCTTGCTTTTTGCAGGAACATCAATTTATTACTACGACCAAGCTCAAAAATTAGAAAGTGACACTGTTGTATTTGATGAAGAAATTTGGGATTTACGCGATGATATAGCAGAAAACAGAAAGGCTCTAGATGCTGTTTACAGACAGTTATTAAAACTTAACGACCCAGAAACGGCTAAATACATCATTAATGGTAACGAAAGAGCTAAAGAACTAAAAACGGTAGCCTACATTAATCCTAAGGAGAAGACTTCGATGATAGACGTCGTTTCCTTACCAGAATTACCCGATGAGCAATGCTATCAAATTTGGGCAGAATTACAAGGTAAGATGATTAGTTTGGGCATTTTAAACGAGGCAGATAGACAGCTTATAAATATTCCTTATGCCGAAGATGCTCTTGCGTTAAACATAACTATAGAGCCAAAGGGAGGTAATAAAATCGCATCTCTAGAAAACAAAGTAGCCGAAATTAGTTTACAATAA
- a CDS encoding RNA polymerase sigma factor, which translates to MVTSIEKQIVALLEVGDKKAISLLYENYADALYGVIKKVIKDEDTAQDVLQESFVKIWRYAKKYDASKAKLFTWLYRIAYNTAIDKVRSLKNKTGKDIQIETSVVYTFTADSINQDVIDIKKHLGTLDEKYQIVLNALFFEGMTQQEASDELDIPLGTIKSRLKIGLRELKKIYNP; encoded by the coding sequence TTGGTAACATCAATTGAAAAACAAATAGTGGCTCTATTGGAAGTGGGAGATAAAAAAGCCATTTCTTTACTCTATGAAAACTATGCTGATGCACTCTATGGTGTTATTAAAAAAGTAATAAAAGACGAAGATACGGCCCAAGATGTCCTTCAAGAAAGTTTTGTAAAAATTTGGCGATATGCTAAAAAATACGATGCCAGCAAGGCCAAATTGTTCACTTGGCTATACAGGATAGCCTATAATACGGCAATAGACAAAGTACGATCTTTAAAGAATAAGACCGGCAAAGACATCCAAATTGAGACCTCTGTCGTATATACATTTACAGCAGATAGCATTAACCAAGACGTTATAGACATAAAAAAACATCTAGGAACGCTTGATGAAAAATATCAAATTGTTTTGAATGCGCTCTTTTTCGAGGGTATGACACAACAAGAAGCCAGTGATGAATTGGATATTCCGCTGGGAACCATAAAATCGAGATTAAAAATTGGATTACGTGAATTGAAAAAGATTTACAATCCGTAA